From bacterium:
AAACAGTTGTGACTCCAGTAGATTTTCACTCAGTGCTCCACAGTTAATAGCGAGAAACGTATGTTCGTTGCGAGGGCTGGTTGCATGAACAGCTCGGGCGAGAAGTTCCTTTCCAGTTCCCGATTCTCCGATTACTAAAACTGGAGCTGAAGAGTCTCTGAATCTTAGGATTTGAGAAATGACTTCTTTTATCTCGTGCCCTTCTCCAATAATCCCATCGAATGGATCTTTTTCATCTTGCTTTTTGGGGTGAGTCTTTAAAAAGAGGACTTCTCTGTAGAGATTTCCAAGGTGCAGACCAGAGCGAATGCGTGCAAGGAAATCCGCTGGTTCAAATGGTTTTCGAATGTAATCTTCAGCCCCTGCTTGAACGCCTGCAGAAATGTCATCCAGCTCATCACGCGAGCTTAGAATAAGGATGGGAATATGTCTTGTTGCGTCGCTGTTTTTCAGTTCTCGAGCCGCCTCAAGGCCACCTTTCAGCGGCATAACGACATCCATAACGATTAGAGCTGG
This genomic window contains:
- a CDS encoding sigma-54-dependent Fis family transcriptional regulator, which produces MHNAVESLDGALILVADDNEEQLFTTQTLLESAGAEVLTATDGLEAVKLANSKKPALIVMDVVMPLKGGLEAARELKNSDATRHIPILILSSRDELDDISAGVQAGAEDYIRKPFEPADFLARIRSGLHLGNLYREVLFLKTHPKKQDEKDPFDGIIGEGHEIKEVISQILRFRDSSAPVLVIGESGTGKELLARAVHATSPRNEHTFLAINCGALSENLLESQLF